A section of the Mycolicibacterium anyangense genome encodes:
- a CDS encoding DEAD/DEAH box helicase, whose translation MIEKRITHQILETGLIALTERESAALALPEHSSAIELELESEPFLAQWSGRSRQLSGELLTERLQDWGQDGGLLRLRLVNTVYRLQLLPPGTPSQISIVTPPPIPIAKSSGAKAKKRRATVDRQFHADTEYDWGAGGDRTIGFLSTARELLAEQLKAAGFDELSLVELRLQGEELATLDDFEELLAVDVSNVDRMPHQEAVARHALSRLRGRAVLADEVGLGKTIEAGLAVKELALRGLAKRVLILCPAPLRDQWREEMNSKFDMSFDIAARGPEIQQQDRLILSLTLGRSNAEKLTKKPWDIVIVDEAHRAAGAGARKTRDVITSLTTKCRYAFFLTATPVQNDLLELYRLVELLRPGTFNSVTDFKRQFMKGYDPRTPNDPAALRRLISSVMIRTTRAQAGVDRVVRRAVDVPIKLGAREQELYVLATQLLRGVMRDPGDAMRRRSLALRLTASPFAMGTTALRMAERHPDLRVRDVLLEIGHRAMDISESAREDTALKITRDWLREHGRVLIFTQHTDTVTGLLRRMELEGLNARSFHGSMSAGERAATIAAFKSGDAPIMISTDAGAEGQNLQFCNCVLNYDLPWNPMRIEQRIGRVDRLTQPKDEVFVANLYAQGTIDESVYGLLAHKLRMFELLFGQVTTILGELDDSKTASFETRVMEALFAENDSKMQNLLNQLGTELVHAREKASELIAADSGMSRWMATAFDHREGLTKAGSTELAPEVSERARMRQRRVQTWVRSVLDALNSEILHDTDDGDGAFLTAKFDEEFEQELGGRTVMHLAFDRFGLEHHPDAELCAVGSPVFDELLGLLRVRGDMHATVPVIPDDIGPSPYRHSSSIQLVRRRLIPSGSWNGQATFRATVGEAETTEHLITADINGHNERRLPRRPLQDGESLPPSFGTAQKVIAQFERAATAQLEKLRRERSKTIEKEQSQELARVVSGYKAQIADTTGEDRARLQRALRSEENRLSRRPDVRARAKILAVTLDEDDWLVEETWAGPSGDVTSITYEWGTHEPVVVESDVSGNAISILALCSAMHWVDETEATSCESCSHVLCQACGEDAVFAPCAACGQLSCGQCRRETGGLCRCCASPERAPELDDEYSIAWRLNGDNVLRVGERSAELVRGEHASAVALVDDNDTDDPERVRLRGFARQNGLPLDSGLVLQDLTVRVPEHNEGRVRLHSIERIDVETSVAPSAGPSIDSSALADLPMAPDISVVPEGRSGLADLLKRLRSAVTPPPRPAVLVTRRSYFTDVYLEADRIVEERSLVTDSGDLDVIAVESADIAWIAPRIDDPTIADVELGGLHVSLQRRNEAVLITARHQSEELLSWIACPERSSPAEQLGAYDYLCSIGMPGGKLGKRTDEVLQVVGAFPSPSECGLSARNVQDVAILDELPIAREVVSANTAALEAIGAAPNTFAAKTVAPLPVGLGHALLEKTDRSFTAALRGGLEITETWSGHGTATHTYQTFDGIPLAPIMSHTGSRHSNFGVCRDGHFYEAGTAALCDACLTWACAACDASGYQASITCPGCWHPACKRCTSVAHDVAADQCLLCADRACADCGRDPQVADCAMCERAVCGSCRIDDLCPACSRLAPLTLNELAKLPADLALAGATVTVGDDNDATVIAIDRGSSYELATVRDGAIVRWIAFDRSQVDSRYRLRLSASRALGSQVIPTIVTPEPEAPRTGPRLLVSSTRLFRPVWSVPGLGLSGRSPDAHPSAEGDLYSAIGDQFPPLACWPEAVPNTPRRLKKVLQSLGAPTTTTMPLRWDPTGFDIAITPAGISKVTIEGTDVGETISEWEESKPARDWITKAWKPSPTIRKFAASGDVEAAIVSMASSTSLGVCRFESSEWWVISASERALAATFLSRKMGLGDVDAVGIFTDPNQIRLSLVSNATASSLDIRPLGQITNVGAVVTDHTYDALTAWYPKESVTAPALDALPMQLRIALQDLVQPAPRTCLDIGASVTEEVTVSGGQEWRYEAALAPGKTDARRPDHISRQILDWGGIDREGHFGSVAAQCGYCQQLCCPACADGMVICDCCGTPICKRCVQEPSSGTWLCHACSATRPPTRHEAREHGRLLFTRGMLIGIDPVHTVVLEHSKSHWQLHVPNGDKRLVANPSVVRYLDTRLAGS comes from the coding sequence ATGATCGAGAAGCGAATCACCCACCAAATCCTAGAAACTGGCCTGATCGCGCTTACTGAGCGGGAGTCGGCAGCGCTAGCACTGCCGGAACATAGTTCAGCCATCGAGCTCGAACTCGAGAGTGAACCGTTTCTGGCACAGTGGAGCGGACGTAGCCGACAGCTTAGCGGTGAACTGCTCACCGAACGTTTGCAAGATTGGGGTCAAGACGGTGGCCTGCTGCGGCTGCGACTCGTCAATACCGTGTACCGGCTGCAGCTTCTGCCGCCAGGAACGCCGAGCCAGATCAGTATCGTTACACCACCCCCTATCCCGATCGCCAAGTCGAGTGGAGCGAAGGCCAAGAAGCGTCGCGCCACCGTCGACCGCCAGTTTCACGCTGACACCGAATACGACTGGGGCGCAGGCGGTGACCGCACAATTGGGTTCCTCAGCACCGCACGTGAACTCCTGGCTGAGCAACTGAAAGCCGCGGGATTCGATGAACTCTCCCTGGTGGAACTGCGTCTGCAAGGGGAAGAGCTTGCAACGCTCGACGACTTCGAGGAACTTCTAGCGGTCGACGTGTCAAACGTCGATCGGATGCCACATCAAGAAGCTGTTGCGCGGCATGCGTTGTCTCGGTTACGCGGCCGCGCTGTACTTGCCGATGAAGTTGGCCTCGGCAAGACCATCGAAGCCGGATTAGCGGTCAAGGAGCTCGCGCTACGTGGGCTCGCGAAGCGAGTGCTCATCTTGTGCCCGGCACCGTTGCGCGATCAGTGGCGCGAGGAGATGAACAGTAAGTTCGACATGAGCTTCGACATCGCGGCTCGTGGCCCCGAGATCCAGCAGCAGGACAGACTGATCCTCAGTCTGACATTAGGTCGAAGTAATGCTGAGAAGCTCACCAAGAAGCCCTGGGACATCGTCATCGTGGACGAAGCTCACCGCGCGGCAGGTGCTGGGGCAAGGAAGACTCGCGATGTCATCACTTCATTGACGACGAAGTGCCGCTACGCGTTCTTTCTGACCGCGACGCCCGTACAGAACGACTTACTCGAGCTTTACCGTCTTGTCGAGCTGCTCAGACCCGGAACCTTCAACTCGGTTACCGATTTCAAACGTCAGTTCATGAAGGGATACGACCCCCGCACACCGAACGACCCTGCCGCCCTACGACGACTCATCAGCAGCGTCATGATCCGCACCACTCGCGCCCAGGCCGGCGTGGACCGAGTAGTGCGTCGCGCGGTGGATGTCCCAATCAAGCTAGGAGCTCGCGAGCAGGAACTCTATGTATTAGCAACCCAATTGCTGCGCGGGGTGATGCGCGACCCTGGCGACGCGATGCGCCGTCGAAGTCTGGCGCTCCGTCTCACCGCAAGCCCATTCGCGATGGGAACAACGGCGCTACGGATGGCCGAGCGTCATCCGGATCTTCGGGTCCGAGATGTTCTGCTCGAGATCGGGCATCGAGCGATGGACATCAGCGAGTCAGCGCGCGAAGACACCGCGCTGAAGATCACCCGCGACTGGCTGCGGGAGCACGGCCGAGTGCTGATCTTTACCCAGCACACCGACACGGTAACGGGATTGCTTCGACGAATGGAGCTAGAGGGACTCAACGCTCGCTCCTTCCACGGCTCGATGTCCGCGGGAGAGCGCGCCGCGACTATCGCCGCCTTCAAATCCGGTGACGCGCCGATCATGATCTCCACCGACGCCGGTGCCGAGGGTCAGAACTTACAGTTCTGCAACTGCGTTCTGAACTATGACCTTCCCTGGAATCCCATGCGAATTGAGCAGCGCATCGGCCGCGTGGACCGCCTCACCCAGCCTAAGGATGAGGTCTTTGTTGCCAACCTCTACGCCCAGGGAACCATTGACGAGAGCGTCTACGGGCTGCTCGCTCACAAGCTTCGCATGTTTGAGCTGTTGTTCGGGCAGGTCACCACGATTCTGGGCGAGCTCGATGACTCGAAGACCGCAAGCTTCGAAACACGCGTCATGGAAGCTCTATTCGCCGAGAACGACTCCAAGATGCAGAACCTCCTCAACCAGCTTGGCACCGAGCTGGTGCATGCCCGCGAAAAGGCCTCCGAACTCATTGCCGCCGATAGCGGCATGAGCCGATGGATGGCGACGGCATTCGACCATCGCGAGGGGCTCACTAAGGCTGGCAGCACCGAGCTCGCACCTGAGGTAAGCGAACGGGCACGGATGCGACAACGCCGTGTACAGACCTGGGTGCGCAGCGTTCTCGACGCCCTTAACTCCGAGATCCTGCACGACACTGACGACGGTGACGGCGCCTTCCTGACTGCGAAGTTCGATGAAGAGTTCGAGCAGGAACTCGGCGGCCGAACAGTGATGCATCTGGCCTTCGACCGGTTTGGTCTAGAGCACCACCCTGATGCCGAGCTCTGCGCAGTCGGCTCGCCGGTATTCGACGAACTGCTCGGGCTCCTCCGCGTCCGTGGCGACATGCATGCCACCGTCCCGGTTATCCCCGACGATATTGGCCCCAGCCCATATCGACATTCGTCCTCCATCCAGCTGGTTCGTCGGCGCCTTATTCCCTCTGGATCGTGGAATGGTCAAGCGACATTCCGCGCTACTGTCGGCGAGGCAGAGACGACAGAACATCTCATCACTGCAGACATCAACGGCCATAACGAACGTCGGCTGCCTCGACGCCCACTCCAAGACGGCGAGTCGCTGCCGCCTTCGTTCGGTACGGCCCAGAAGGTGATCGCCCAGTTCGAACGTGCAGCGACAGCCCAACTTGAGAAGCTACGCCGCGAACGTTCGAAGACCATCGAGAAGGAACAGAGCCAAGAGCTCGCGCGCGTCGTGAGCGGCTACAAGGCACAGATCGCCGACACGACCGGGGAAGATCGCGCTCGACTGCAACGGGCCTTACGCTCAGAGGAGAACCGTCTCAGCCGACGCCCCGATGTTCGAGCCCGCGCGAAAATTCTCGCCGTCACCCTCGACGAAGACGACTGGCTGGTCGAGGAGACTTGGGCGGGGCCAAGTGGCGACGTAACCTCCATCACATACGAGTGGGGCACTCATGAGCCCGTCGTCGTGGAAAGTGACGTCTCTGGAAATGCTATAAGCATTCTCGCCCTCTGCTCCGCAATGCACTGGGTCGACGAGACTGAAGCGACCAGCTGCGAGTCTTGCAGCCATGTACTGTGCCAGGCATGCGGCGAGGATGCAGTCTTTGCTCCATGCGCCGCATGCGGACAGCTAAGCTGCGGGCAATGCCGGCGCGAGACCGGAGGGCTGTGCCGCTGCTGCGCGTCACCCGAACGCGCTCCAGAACTGGATGACGAATACTCGATCGCGTGGAGGCTGAACGGAGACAACGTTCTCCGAGTCGGAGAGCGAAGTGCCGAACTTGTCCGTGGAGAACATGCTTCGGCAGTTGCACTAGTAGACGACAATGACACTGATGATCCTGAGCGAGTCCGCCTGCGCGGCTTTGCCCGCCAGAACGGGCTGCCCCTAGACTCCGGCTTGGTTCTGCAAGACCTAACTGTGCGTGTTCCAGAACACAACGAGGGGCGCGTACGCCTGCATAGTATCGAGCGCATCGACGTCGAGACATCGGTCGCTCCTAGCGCCGGCCCGTCGATCGACAGCAGCGCTCTGGCTGATCTTCCCATGGCACCGGATATCTCCGTTGTGCCGGAAGGTCGATCCGGCCTCGCCGATCTCCTGAAGAGGCTGCGCAGTGCCGTTACACCTCCGCCCCGACCCGCTGTACTCGTCACTCGCCGTTCATATTTCACTGACGTGTATCTTGAGGCAGACCGCATCGTCGAGGAAAGATCTCTCGTCACCGACAGCGGGGACCTAGACGTTATCGCTGTCGAGAGCGCCGACATAGCCTGGATCGCTCCGCGCATCGACGATCCCACGATCGCCGACGTCGAGCTTGGTGGCCTCCACGTGAGTTTGCAGCGCAGGAATGAAGCCGTCTTGATCACAGCTCGCCATCAGTCAGAAGAGCTTCTGTCGTGGATTGCTTGTCCTGAACGGTCCTCGCCCGCTGAGCAACTGGGCGCTTATGACTATCTTTGTTCGATCGGGATGCCTGGCGGAAAGCTTGGCAAGCGCACCGACGAAGTGCTGCAGGTGGTCGGCGCCTTCCCCTCACCGTCGGAATGCGGCCTGTCGGCACGCAACGTGCAAGACGTCGCAATCCTTGATGAACTCCCGATTGCGAGGGAAGTAGTCTCCGCCAACACTGCCGCACTCGAAGCGATCGGAGCGGCCCCAAACACGTTCGCAGCAAAGACAGTAGCGCCCCTGCCAGTTGGGCTAGGTCACGCACTGCTCGAGAAAACCGATCGGTCGTTTACGGCCGCTCTCCGTGGCGGTCTTGAGATAACGGAGACATGGAGCGGGCACGGAACCGCCACCCACACATACCAGACGTTCGACGGTATCCCGTTGGCCCCAATCATGTCTCACACTGGTTCCCGCCACTCAAACTTCGGAGTCTGTCGGGACGGGCACTTTTACGAGGCAGGGACAGCCGCGCTCTGTGACGCATGCCTAACGTGGGCTTGCGCCGCCTGCGACGCGTCGGGCTACCAGGCGTCGATCACCTGCCCGGGTTGCTGGCACCCAGCATGTAAGAGATGTACTAGCGTGGCACACGACGTGGCCGCAGATCAGTGCCTTTTGTGCGCTGACCGCGCTTGCGCTGATTGTGGTCGCGATCCCCAGGTTGCCGACTGCGCGATGTGCGAACGCGCTGTGTGCGGGTCGTGCCGGATCGACGACTTGTGTCCTGCATGCAGCCGGCTCGCCCCGCTCACCTTGAATGAGTTGGCGAAACTGCCGGCCGACCTGGCACTCGCCGGTGCAACCGTTACCGTAGGCGACGACAACGACGCAACCGTCATCGCAATTGATCGGGGCAGTTCGTACGAATTGGCGACCGTCCGCGACGGAGCGATTGTCCGGTGGATTGCCTTCGACCGAAGTCAAGTCGACAGCCGGTACCGCCTGAGACTGTCGGCGAGCCGTGCGCTGGGGTCACAGGTGATTCCCACCATCGTGACTCCAGAACCGGAGGCGCCTCGAACAGGCCCTCGGCTTCTGGTTAGTTCGACACGACTATTCCGTCCAGTTTGGTCAGTACCTGGGCTAGGGCTGTCAGGACGAAGTCCTGATGCCCATCCCTCCGCTGAAGGTGATCTGTATTCAGCAATAGGGGATCAGTTTCCGCCACTCGCCTGCTGGCCTGAGGCAGTACCCAACACCCCCCGCCGGCTAAAGAAAGTACTGCAGTCTCTCGGAGCGCCCACAACCACGACCATGCCCTTACGTTGGGATCCAACGGGTTTCGACATTGCGATCACCCCTGCTGGGATCAGCAAAGTCACGATCGAGGGCACTGACGTAGGGGAAACGATCAGCGAGTGGGAAGAATCCAAGCCAGCAAGGGACTGGATAACCAAGGCATGGAAACCAAGCCCAACCATTCGCAAGTTCGCAGCGAGCGGCGACGTTGAGGCGGCTATCGTCAGCATGGCGAGTTCGACTTCGCTAGGCGTTTGCCGATTCGAGAGTTCTGAGTGGTGGGTGATCTCAGCGTCCGAGCGAGCTCTGGCTGCGACCTTCCTGTCGCGCAAAATGGGACTCGGCGACGTCGACGCGGTCGGAATCTTTACTGACCCCAACCAGATCAGATTGTCCCTCGTCTCAAACGCCACTGCGTCTTCACTCGATATCAGGCCTCTGGGGCAGATAACGAACGTCGGAGCGGTGGTCACCGACCACACCTACGATGCGCTCACAGCTTGGTACCCGAAGGAATCCGTCACTGCTCCCGCACTAGATGCGTTACCAATGCAACTTCGAATTGCTTTGCAAGATCTGGTTCAACCAGCGCCGAGAACTTGCCTCGATATCGGTGCCTCGGTGACGGAAGAGGTCACTGTTTCGGGTGGCCAGGAGTGGCGATATGAGGCCGCTCTGGCACCAGGCAAGACCGACGCACGTCGCCCCGATCACATCTCCCGGCAGATTCTCGATTGGGGCGGGATCGACCGCGAAGGACACTTCGGATCCGTAGCCGCCCAATGCGGATACTGCCAACAGCTATGCTGCCCGGCCTGCGCGGACGGAATGGTTATTTGTGATTGCTGCGGCACACCCATATGCAAAAGGTGTGTTCAGGAGCCATCCAGCGGCACCTGGCTTTGCCACGCATGTTCGGCCACACGTCCTCCAACCCGGCACGAGGCTCGCGAACACGGACGCCTATTGTTCACCCGCGGCATGTTGATCGGGATAGACCCAGTGCATACCGTCGTCCTTGAACACTCCAAATCGCACTGGCAGCTGCACGTGCCTAACGGCGACAAACGCCTCGTTGCTAACCCGTCGGTAGTTCGCTATCTCGACACGCGCTTAGCCGGAAGCTAG